A window of Candidatus Atribacteria bacterium contains these coding sequences:
- the mscL gene encoding large conductance mechanosensitive channel protein MscL, translating into MFKEFKEFAMRGNVIDMAVGIVIGAAFGTIVKSLVSDIIMPPI; encoded by the coding sequence ATGTTCAAGGAATTTAAAGAATTTGCCATGCGGGGGAACGTAATCGACATGGCAGTAGGTATTGTCATTGGTGCTGCCTTCGGTACTATTGTGAAATCATTAGTTTCCGATATCATTATGCCGCCTATT